AAATCCTTCAGGTCTCCAGAACCCTCTGGCCCCCGGCCAGGCGGGCATTGTCCGGGGAGCCGCTTGTGGGCTGTCAGAGCGGCCGCGCCGCCTTTGTTGTGGGGCCACCTCAAGGTTCCCTCTCGCGCCCTGGCTGGGGCTGCCGAGTGCGTGCCGGGAGGGGGGCGGTGCGGGAGGCtcgctccctctccctcttcctggcCCCCCCTCCAGCCCTCCCGATGACCACATGACCAAGTGGGCTCGCGGCCAAGCCACAGGCTACAAAATGCAGCCCCTGGAGTGAGCGGGGCGCATTCCCGCTGGCAGCTTGAGCCCCGGGCCGTTGGAGCCACAGCCGAGCCGCCAGCCATTTGGAACGGGCTCGCCCCCGGAGCCGCCGAGACCAGCTGGGCGGCGCTGCCCCGCGGCGGGAGAGGGAGGCTGCAGGAGACAGGAGGCGGCGGCCGGCTAGCCCGTGGCGCGGCTTGGGGCGCACGGTCTCGCGGCCCGGAGCCACGCGAGCTCCGCGCCCTGCAGCCCGCCCGAGCCGCAGCTCGCGCCCCGCTCGGCCCCCGGCctctccgcccccacccccgccccctggccCGGGCCGCGCGGCGGCGGCCGGCGGAGCAGCATGAATCTGCGGCTCTGCGTGCAGGCGCTCCTGCTGCTCTGGCTTTGCCTGAACGCGGTGTGCGGAGGTGAGTGCGCGCCCTCCCGCTAGTCCGCGCTGCAGACCCCGCGCTCCCCGCCCTCCGCCCCGACGCGCACTCCCTCTCCGCCTCCCGGGAGCCGCGCGCGAGCCGTACCGGAGCCGCCACGCGCCGGGCCTCCCACTGACAGGGCGCCCGGGGTCAGGGGCCCGCCGGCCGCGGACACCGCTCCCTCTGGGGCAGTGGGGGGCTCGGCTCGGCCTGGGGCCTCACCGGTCCGGAGCCTGGCCCCTCCCGGTCGCCCCTCGCAGTCTGAGGAGCTCAGGGCCGCAGGAGTGCGCCCCGGGTCCCGCGCCCCACGCCCCACGTGCTGCAGGGAATCGGGGGGAGGCGCGTCCCGCTCCCCTCGTGGATCATTGGAGGGAGCTGACCTGAGCCGGGTGGGCAGGGCTCCCGCGTGGAAAGTTAGGGGCCGCCGGCCGGTCCAGGGGCGCGGGCCACTGGGGATGATGTGCCAAGAAGCAGACGTGACACTTGTTGCATAGGCAGGAgcgcgcggcgggggcggcggcctGGAGCCCAGCTGTTGCTCCTTGCAGCCTGCATGTGAGCTGAGGCAGCCTACCCTGGGCCGGGCCGGGCAGGGCCGGGCCAGGCTGGTCTCCTCCCTTACCCCCAAGTCCTGTTTGGTCTGCTCTCCTGCTCCCATACGGGAAGGCTCTCCCCAAGGCCTCAGTCCCACCGCAGGGACTGAGTTCTTCGAGAccctggctccctccctcctcccctccaccccaggcATGGTCATGCTGCGCTTCAGTCCCCCTGTCTCCAGGCACCAAACAAGGCAAGAGCGCCTGACCCGGTCGATACCTCCAGGTAGCTGGCCCCCACCTGCACCACAGCCCCACCTGGCATACTTGGCAATCATCCCCAAGCCTGGTCCCCACCCACAGCCCAGCCTCCTGGTCCAGGCTGCCTGTCTGTGCGTCAGTGTCTCCTGGGGCTGCCAGCTCCCACCTCCAGCTGCCACAGTCCTGTGATCTGGCTGTCACTGCTGCCTGACTGGCACCACAGAATAGAAAGGCCAAGACCAGGTGGACTAATGCCAGTGCCAGGGTTGGAGTTTCCGGGAGGTAGGAgctgagggaggcagagagcaggGCAGCACGTTCCCTAGAGGCAGGCTCCGGGTCCTCCTTGGTTCCGGGTCCTCCTTGGTTCCAGGCCCTCAGAACACAATGCAATCTTGGAGGCTCTGAGGGGCCTGGCGGGGCTCCACCTCTCTCTTTGTGGGTCAGCTGCTTTCTCAGCTCTTTCTTGCCTTTGGCATTGCTCTGGCCCCAGGGAGTCCTGCCTGGCTTCTCAGGAAGGTGACTTGGTTGGCTCTGGCACCACTTGCCTTCAGCTAGCTATCCAGTGGTCTCTCTTTTCAGGGCCCGAGCCCTGGCTCAACCACCTCCTTGAGAAGAAGGGGAGCAGGCTTTTTCCTGACAAACTCCTGTCAGGCAGACAGTGGCAGAAAGTGagcaaaagatacaaatgaaggACCCCGCAGGGACCTGCCCTCTGGGAGCCTGCCGCCCAGAGAACTTGGCAAGACAAGACACCCAGAGGACACCACCACTGGCAAATGGCCCCAGGTGGTGCCTTCAGGGAGAGTGGGTGCAGAGAGGGCATCCCAGAGGAAGCTGGGCCTACCTGATTGGCACACTTGGGGctcccccagagcctccaggGAGACCCTTCACTGACTGACCAGCACTCGGACCCTTTAGGTGTCCAGCTGTTGGGGTAGCACTAAGGTAAAGGCAGAGATGGTTTCAACAGGAGGGAAGGCGCTGTCTGTTTCAGATCCTGCCATGTCCTGCTTCAATTCGCCTTTTTTCATTAGGTTGCCTTATCTCCACAGCCTGCTTTGGGTAAATTCGTTGGCCTCACGTTTTGCTTAAACCAAGCACTGGAAActtcccagcctccctctccttctctaacccctcccccagcctctcttGGAGCCAAGGAGGCCACCTCTGTGCAGGTGGCCACCACTCAGGGTCCAAGGACACAGGTCCTGCTGTTCGTGCCTCCTGTCTTAGGTCAGAAAAAGAGCTTTTCTGAAGCACCTCACCCCTGGCGCAGACTCACATGCTGTCCGCAGCCCGAGTCCCCAGAGTTCCAGGCCTGAAATTCATGCTTCCTCCACAACACTGCCCTGACTTGGGAATGCACCcccactaacacacacagactccTCCGCTGCCTCCTGACCTGGGATACACTTTGCTCTTCTGAGTCTGCAAACTGCTGAGCCAGGGCCAAGCAGCCCTTGGTCTTTGTCTGAGCACCTCTCTCTCTCCGgccccctcctgcctctccccagccccagctgaGGCCTGGCCACCGTGACAGCGTGAGGACAGCCTCTGACCTCTCTGACTCAGGGAAGGGGTGTCTCCACTCCATCCCCTATGCCTCAGAGCTAAGCCCCCAGGTAACCTGAGTCAGTAAGGGACTAACGCAGGTGAAGCAGACGAGCAGGGCTGCCAGGGCAGGTGTCCTCAGTGGCTTGGCTGGTGTGGGAAGACGGCTCAGGGCATGGGGCTGGGCAGACAGAGGAGGAGCACCTCATTCCGGAGACAGATGCAGGACCCCAGAGCAGTGGAGGGGACACAGCCACTGCCAGTTGTGTGGGCTTTTAAAGCCATCACAAGACGGGCTGGAtggcaagaagaaaaaataatgatactTCATTCCAAGTGAGGATGGCATGTTCCTGAAAAGTGGCACACACCTCATTGTGTGCTGGCAGGGTTGGAGTTCATGTGGTGTGAAAAGCAAGCCCTGTTTACCCCTGACTGTGGTTCACAGTGGAGATGCTGATGGCACTTCGGTCCCTGTAGGCTTGCAACTCTTGGCTGGATTGCCCTAGCCTTCCTTTAAGTAGCAGATGAGTTAGAGGAAAATATTTAAGTTCACTGGGGATGGCCCCAGTTTCTACAGGGGAATTCTCTTGTGTAGCCAGGTCCTCTGCAGTGATGAGAATCAGAAGCCTCTGATTGGCCCCTTTAGACAGTACAAAGCCTGGGTTTCAGGTGTCAGCTTATCTTAGGGTGAACCAGACTCAGAATCAAAAGTACGAAACAGGTGGGTGATGGGATCACGGTGGGAGAGGAACTGCAAACTTCTGGCTATGAGGAGGACAGTGAGCCCCCCGCCTAGTGGGGGGCAAGATGCCTGGGGCTTCTGGGTGACTGCTTTCCAGGGTCTGGCTGAGAACTCAGTCAGCCTAGGTAGTTCTTCTCTGCAGCCCTAGTGTCTAGACATCTCCCTGGCTAGAGTCTGAGCCCAGCAGCCATGCTCCTCATCCTGGCTCTGGGCCTCCCTCCCTCTTAGGGGCCtcccccaccaggcctctctcccTGATTGCCACCACCACTTACAGCCCTGGGTCTGAGCATTTGCAGATGATACCCTTCCCAGCTGGGCAGCTGGGCACTGTGCCTCTCTTCTCATGCCTGCTGTTCCTGGGACCATAGCCTGTGCCATTGGTCACCCTTCAGACTCAAGAATCAAAACCTCATTGAGACCTTTATGGTCCTTAGGGTGCTTCTGTGTGCCTGGCCACAACCTCAGCACAGTCCTTTTTGCCCCGAGAGTTTCTGTGGTACTAACTGttcgttagcatcattcctatcCTCTTgcagagggcagggcagccttgagggggctccaaaacacAGGGCAGAAGCTGAAGCAGCTGGGGTAGGGGGCTGAGTGAAGGGGCTTCCCTCCTGTCTCTACACACGTTCCAGCTCCTTTGCAGAAGGTAGTGCCACGATGGGAGGAAGCAGCCTCCTGGCCCCTACTGCCCCAAAGCACGAAGACAATTTGTGTTTGAATTTACATTAGGTGCTGGGTTTAGGGGGCCACATTAACCCACCCCTAACCAGAAGCATGAAGAGTGGCTGGTAAACAGAGAGGTCCTAATGGGCTTGTGACTCTTCTGCGGGAGGGAGGGTGAAAGGCTAGAGAGTGTGCGCATGCGTGTCTGGGCCAGCGCTGGAGAGCTGCAGGCCCCAggggcctgggcagggagggCCCTAAGGACAGACCTCGCCTGCTTCTGGCCTAAGAGGAGGAGAAATGCCTGGAAATTGTGTGCAAGTGGAGGAGGAATCACAAAAGCCAACTAGCCAAGGAAGGAACTGGAGCATGGGgatgctggaggcagggaggaaggcaAGGAAGAGCCGCCAGGGGTATAATGGGGGAACTGGCAGCCAAGGGGCGGTTATATGGAAACTGTGAGCTAGCGGTGGAGACTCCTGGATGGATAGAAACAGGTCTCGAGAGAGAGGGATATAGCTGGAGGCGAACCTGCTGGTGTGGGAAGAGGGAGACTGGGATTCATGATCGCTGGCCTCAGAAGCTGTATTTGCCCAGAGCAGCCCCATCCTGGGCATTGCCCAACACTCTGCTGGGCTGCCTCTCGCCCAGGACTGTCACCACtccccgctctgctggcctctggTAGCTGGCTTGTCTGTGGCGTGCCAGCTCGCCTGCCCTGGCTGGACGTCAGCCTCCATGAGAGGTGGCCCATGGCTCTTGTCCCTCATTGCACCCAGGAACACCCAGCACCACTTGGATTCTATTGGCCAGGCTTGCTCTGGCACCAGGAGGTTTCTACTCTGTGCACAGATGTAGAGGGGAGCCCCTAGAGCAGAAAAAAAGCCAACTGGGATCAGAATAGAAGGCATGTGCATCAGATCCAGGATGGGGGTATGATCTGGGGATGAAAAGAGGTGTGGTAAGGGGGGCAACTCTAGCAGCCCAGCCCCCTCCTGATGCACTTGCTGCTTCAGGTGACATTCACTcatttgtttactcattcatttgtACAATATTTATTGGCCTCTGAATCTGGTCACAACCTGAATAGAATCCAGCATAAGGCAGAGTCAGAGACTGCCCTGCCCCCCTGACACAGAGAATCAGAGACTGCCCCCCCAGCAGTCCTCCAGTCACCCACCAAGAGGCCATGAGAGCAAGTGAGCCCCAAGATGGCTAGACACTGATGAGATGCCCAGGGGGGAGGTCTGAGAGCTCTAGGACTCAAAAGTGGGTCACCTGCATATCAAAGGATGTACAATGACATCATATTCCAGATTTGCTTTAGAATACCTCcgcaaagaaagaaacaggagaacCAAAGCATATGTAACTCCATCTGGATCACTGTTGAATCTAGGTGATGGCCACGTGATGGGGGGAGTTCATTTCATTGAAATATTGTGCGTCTGAAATGTTTTCAGTGTATCAGTTGCTAGGATGCAGTGGGAGGTATACTGTCTGCCATGCCCCAGCCTCAGTACAGGCCTGATACCCCAAACTGCACCTCTTGATGACGTTCTGAACACAGAACATGTATTTGTGCCCATCAGAAACATGATAAGACTATCAAAAGGACATAAACCAGGTGTATAATTCGCAAGATGTGAGTCATGAGTTCCATTTGCCCCAGAACAGTGGAACCCTTGCAAAAAGTTCATCAGTTCATggattgaaaaagaaagacaaactaTGAGAGCGCCACCTCATGGGGAATCTGCCCCTCCCCTGGGGCGCCTGCCCTCTGCATCAGCTTTTGGGGATGACTGGCTTGACTGGCTTTCTTCTTCCTACAGGACCCCTGCTGCAGACATCTGACGGGAAGGAGATGGAAGAAGGCACCATCCGCTACCTGGTGCAGCCCAGGGGGGCGAGGAGCGGCCCAGGGCCCTGGCAGGGAGGTCGGAGGAAGTTCCGGCGCCAGCGGCCACGCCTCTCCCACAAGGGCCCCATGCCTTTCTGAAGCAGGTACTTGAGCCTCTGGTGAGTGGGTGGCacagagggggcaggggaggaagagTCTGGAAGCTGGGTGGCCCTGCTGCTGACTGCTGGCCAGAGACCTGCGCCAGGCAGTCTCAGCCCCACACAGAACCCTGGGGCTCACAGACAGGGGGCCGAGGCTGGAGAGGGGCTTGGTGCTCCCCCAGGACTCAGGTGCTGGCTCCCATCTGCCCGGCTGCCTAGAGTTGGGCTGGCTGGCCCAGGTGGAGTGTTCTGGAAGACtcgaggtggggggggggtgccccagggtatgtgtgtgagtgtggatcCTCAccagaggcagagaaggaggcagggaaCTTTGGGGTAGCCGCAGgcagaagacaggaagagagctGCCCGGAGCTATGGGGGGAGAGGTTAGAGGTGACCTGCTGTCCTTCCCCCTGTCTCCAGGACAGGGGCACCAGCTCAGGGGCCTGAGGCTTTAGGTTCAGGCTTGCACAGAGGAGGGTGAAGGTGGTCTTCTGGCCCGCCCCGGGCGGTTCCTTTGACCTAGGACACATCAATGACTCCTCTCTGGtcatttttgtctctttaggaCCGAAGGGGCCACCACACGCCCACCCCCTGCGATTTCTCTCTGCTCCTCCATAGATCGGCCTGCTTCTCTGGAGCCCTCACAGCCATTCGCCTCACCTGGCCCCTCTTCTAGCTGCTCACCGGCTGGCTCTCCTCCCCTACCTGCCTTCCCATCAAGGATCCATTCAGCCCCTGATTCCTGACTTGGGAGACCTCGCACTGGAATGCCAGCCTTCCCCCTGCTCTAAGCCCTACCTCTCCTGTCTGATACCCTAATGCCTAACCCTTCTCTGGCCTTTCCTGCCTCAGGTATGCCATGCGGGCTGGGTGGAACCCTCCCTTCTTCAACTAGGGCATCAGCCTTCCCCTGGCTGCCAGAGGGGCACAGGGAGCCAAGCAATGAGAGACTCTAGTgagaggggagagggatgggGTGTTGGCAGGCAGACAGGGTGCCTTGAGGGGCATGGGAATGGGGGCTTGGCGCTCTGGTGAAGGAGGAGGTGAAGCACCAGAGAAGAGAGGAATAGCTACTGTGGTGTCTTCCTCCTCCTTGAATTTGGCCCAGTTATGGAAAGAGGTGGAGAGGGGCCATgctgtactgggttggccaagaagttcgtTTGGGCTTTCCATAAAGCTGTTATGGATACTTTGTCACTTCTCTCACCACCTTGCTGCGCTGCCTGACCGTCCCTCTGCCCCTACCCCAGCTAGTTTCAGCTCCAGCTTTGGAGGGGGGGAGATGGGCCTGAGGCGGCTCTGTACCCTCCCAGGAACGAAAGCCAAGCAGGACACTTGGTTTTGCCAAGAATCACAGACTATCAGAGCCAAAAGGCACCTTGGAGATCACTTGGCTCCACCTCCTTATGCAAACTCCTGCAAAAAGCAGAGGCCTGGAGGGGGATGGTGACCTGCTCAGTGTCACCAGAGCCAGAATGAGGGCTCAGGTCTCCCGCTCCCACGTGAGGACGCCCTCTTCCTTCTTGATGAGGCTTTCCGAAGCCATGAAGTGCCTTTCTCCCGGGTTTGGGGCTCAGGGTGCCTAGGAAGGGAGAGGGAACTGGCTGTGAGCTGCCCCGTGGTGGGATGGAGCGGTCCCAGCCTCCCTGGCCTCGGGTCCATTCCCCAACCTGGCCTGGAAAGTTCTATGACTGGCCAGCCACTCCCATTCCTGTGACACTCGCAGACCCCAGGTATTTTCATAGCGGCAGCTCAGGCACCGAGACTCCCAGGAGCCAGGAGATGGCCTTAACCAACTGGACTCAATAGCCTTCCCTTCATGTTGACAGGACTTTCTCTTCCAGTGGCCTTTCCTTGGGGAGGGGGGAGACagcaaggagagaggaaagatggGAGGAAGTGTGGATCTCAGCAGGCTTTCTTCTGAGAGGCctgggaaggagaaaagggaagacagGAGCCTGATGGCCACCCATGTATGTGTGGGAGCAGGGGGAGTCAGGGCCCCCCGAGTCCCACAACAAATCCCTTTCGCCTATACCTGaacccttccccttccctccactGCTGCTAAcgctactgctgttgctgcttcaAGGCCCACCCTGGGGAACCAGGCTGGGCACCCGCTGACCCCCCAATGCCTCTCAGCCTGGAGTTGGGGCTGACCAGTGTCCAGAAAGCCTCTTCTGTCATGGACACCCCCACCAGGGACTGGGCTgttttcccctcttcctctctgcttctcctGTCGCATCAGTtgcccagccctgtggggaacGAGATGGAAAGGAATGGCTGGGAAAGTCTGGGGACACGAGCAGTGGGGGTGCTGAGGGGCTGTCTTATTTAAAGTGGTTGTGTGTGATTCTTAGACTAATTTATACAAAGTTATTAAGGCCCTTTTCATTAAGAAAGCATCCCCTTTCCCTAGTTGTGTTCACTGTGTTTGTAAAGATTGTTCAGTGTAAATATGTCTttataataaagaatgaaaagctGACAATTCGCCCTTACTCTTGGAGGTCACGTTCAGGAGGGGCACACCTctcccctgaggtccccattcccccccagcccctgccccgcaATGCCCATGAACTTCACGCACAGGGAAGAAAGTGCCTGCCTCCTATATCAGTTCCAGGTCTGATGGCTTCTAACTAAATTGCCCAAAACTCACAAAAAGAATCGCGATGCTTAATGACCAGTTCATATAACATGCAGTCCAGTTTTAAGTGTGTTGGCATCTGTTTGAGTGTCCTAATTGTTATGTGCAGTGTCCTTTaagggacttttaaaaatttatttaagaacATTCTGATTAAAGGTGGGATTTCTactaaaaattgttttatatcCTTGGTGCGTGCCTTCTTCTATTTTTATCTACTTTTGAACACTCCTGGGACTTTTTAGCCAGTTTGCCTTTCTTGAGAAATGTTCTGTTTCCTGCAATAAATACATTTGATAATGACTTTGTATGTATCATTTTATGTCTCACAAAGTAGAGTTGCTTGATGCACAAGATAGCCTGAGAAATAAATGCAAGGAGTTCGATGCAATTCTGCCCCATCTGTCTCACTTCGTCACATTTGTTGTCAAAATGCCAATATCTTGGAGAACAGAAAGGAATGTTGGGTACATGCTAATTTGGTTAATCAACTCATTAGGTGCACACAGGCATACACAACCCAGAGTAAAACCCAGCGAAGAGGAGACAGGAATGACCCAAAAGTGCCTTCAAGTTTTGTGGGAAATTCTACATATTTGACAGGTATTTAGTTCTAGAAATATACAATTTGAAGAAAGGGTCTTGAGACACTTGCTAAAAAGTCATAAAGCTGGTCAATGAAAGGTAAAATAGAAAATACCACCCACCAGCACACACAGCAATCTTATCATTGACAAAATGCTGCAGATTGTGACAGTGATTTTAGAAAACATCATGTTGGAAGTGCCTCTTAGGAAAATTGGTACAAAATGCCTTCTTTCAAAATTACTACTTTGACTTTTAGGCAAACTGGTCGTCAAAGGAACTGGTTTTAGGCAAGGAGGTTTGGGGTGGGCTGGCTTCATGCTGATTGGTCTGTTACCTCCCCTAATCACCCCCAAAGCTCTAATTTCACATGAAACCAAGGAGGGGATGGGCAGTGGCAGGACAGAACAACTTAATACTGATCCATAAGTGTGTAGCCCTTTAACAGTCTACAGAGCTCTTTGAAAAAATAGCAAATCTTTTTATTATCCTAACAACTGTACAACACAGatcccccattttacaaatgagaaaacaggctAAGAGAACTTGCCCAAAGGCTCAGAGCCAGTAAGTGAATCTAGAATCTGGACTTTGAATTCTAGAATGTAAACTGTTCCTATAGTACTATGAAAGATCCCCTAATTAGAGAGAAGACTTAAGTACAAAATGTACTTAAACACCAGTAAGTGCACTTGAAATAGGTGGTGTGGTGTGGACTGGTGGAATCAAAGAAGGCTAACGGAGGCTGACCAGCTAACACTGGCCCCAGAAGACCCAGTTGCGTTTGGTAAAGTTGGCAGGAGGATGGTGGACAGTGGAGGTGGGGACAAGGAAGGGGAGTAGctaccagggtcctccaggcATGTGTTGTCACTGGATGCTAGTGGGTGGTGGTAAGTCTGATCTCCTTAGACCGGACCATGAGGAGAAGTAAAGCTGGTGGCTTTCTGTAAAGATaggcgtgcatgtgtgctaagtcacttcagtcatgtccgactctgtgcaaccctacggactgtagcctgccgggctcctctgtccatgggactctccaggcaagaatactagagtgagttgccttgccctcctccaggggatcttcccaacccagggatcgaacctgtgtctcttgcatctcctgcattggcagatgagtaCTTTTTatttacctgggaagccatctgtAAGTATAATTAGACATCAAACCCAAAGAAGGTGGGACATAAGGGTTGCCACCTTTTGGAGATATCTTGACCAAGTAAATACAATAGAATCAGAGTAGGGGGGTtgtttttgaaaaagagaaaaaaaaaaaaaaagaa
This Budorcas taxicolor isolate Tak-1 chromosome X, Takin1.1, whole genome shotgun sequence DNA region includes the following protein-coding sequences:
- the APLN gene encoding apelin — protein: MNLRLCVQALLLLWLCLNAVCGGPLLQTSDGKEMEEGTIRYLVQPRGARSGPGPWQGGRRKFRRQRPRLSHKGPMPF